A window of the bacterium genome harbors these coding sequences:
- a CDS encoding ATP-binding protein gives MTHSDQDTATLIKTIEETNRRLKAKVDELSILLDISQAMQSTLDLEEVLYIILTGVTAGFALGFNRAILFLVDDSGKELVGKMGVGPSSAEEAGRIWASLSSSAPGSFDRIITDEALAQSRNSRLNEIATQIHVPLTPEGGILALTALEKKPFLVPDAHADPRVNPQLIHLLGSRTFATAPLLAKQRVIGVLWVDNLYSNEPITEEDIRSLMRFAAQAGLAIENAQLYQRIEHFNEQLESEIERATEELRQTEKELAHREKLAALGEMAASVAHEMRNPMTALRGFAQRMHRRMPADDPNRKYAEIIMEEVDRLARLIRDVLDYARLPEPEPEPHNLNELILEWLDLIKEDLNKHRITLKTELQDIPIFSFDARQIKQVFLNIVSNAIHAMQDNGGTLTITTAGENDTVKLNITDTGPGIWPEIMKDIFNPFFTTKPSGTGLGLSIAHRILEDHGGDIKVTSQPGQGATFTVILPLRRKE, from the coding sequence ATGACACATTCTGACCAAGATACCGCAACGTTAATTAAAACAATTGAAGAGACCAACCGCCGACTGAAAGCGAAAGTAGACGAACTTTCGATTCTTCTGGATATTAGTCAAGCGATGCAGAGTACGCTCGATTTAGAAGAGGTGTTGTATATCATTCTCACCGGGGTAACCGCCGGGTTTGCGCTGGGATTCAATCGAGCGATATTATTTCTCGTAGATGATTCCGGAAAAGAGTTGGTTGGGAAAATGGGAGTCGGTCCGTCAAGTGCTGAAGAAGCCGGGAGAATCTGGGCTTCGTTAAGCAGTAGTGCGCCTGGGTCATTCGACCGGATTATTACCGATGAAGCGCTGGCACAGAGTCGGAACTCGCGGTTAAATGAAATCGCAACTCAGATCCACGTTCCCTTAACTCCGGAAGGTGGAATTCTTGCATTAACCGCCCTGGAAAAAAAACCGTTTTTAGTTCCGGATGCGCATGCTGACCCGAGAGTTAACCCGCAGTTAATTCATCTGCTTGGCAGTCGAACGTTCGCTACGGCTCCGTTACTTGCGAAACAGCGAGTTATCGGTGTTCTCTGGGTAGATAATCTCTATAGTAACGAACCGATTACGGAAGAAGATATCCGGTCATTAATGCGGTTCGCTGCTCAAGCGGGACTCGCGATCGAAAATGCGCAGTTATACCAACGAATAGAACATTTCAATGAACAACTCGAATCTGAAATAGAACGCGCGACGGAAGAATTGCGACAGACGGAAAAAGAACTTGCCCATCGGGAGAAACTCGCTGCACTTGGAGAAATGGCTGCATCGGTAGCGCATGAAATGCGGAATCCGATGACAGCATTACGTGGGTTCGCTCAACGGATGCACCGTCGGATGCCAGCAGATGACCCGAATCGGAAATATGCTGAAATCATTATGGAAGAAGTTGACCGATTAGCGCGGTTGATCCGTGATGTATTAGATTACGCACGATTACCGGAACCGGAACCGGAACCGCATAATCTGAACGAACTGATTCTTGAATGGCTAGATTTAATTAAAGAGGATTTGAATAAACATCGGATAACCTTAAAAACCGAGTTGCAGGATATACCGATATTTTCGTTTGATGCTAGACAGATTAAACAGGTGTTTCTAAATATTGTCTCGAACGCTATTCATGCGATGCAGGATAACGGCGGAACGTTGACCATAACCACAGCGGGTGAAAATGATACTGTCAAACTCAATATTACTGACACCGGTCCAGGCATCTGGCCTGAAATTATGAAAGATATATTCAATCCATTTTTTACGACAAAACCGTCTGGAACCGGACTCGGATTATCGATTGCGCATCGAATTCTGGAAGACCATGGCGGCGATATTAAAGTTACAAGTCAACCAGGTCAAGGTGCAACGTTTACGGTCATTTTACCGCTTAGGCGGAAAGAATGA
- a CDS encoding response regulator produces MLDKTILVVDDEKNIRMLFEDELTETGFHVITAENGKEGLRLAQQAKPDLILLDIKMPDMHGVEVLQKLRETDKTTPVIMVTAHGARSPLSRSMTEWAIRSKELNIADYITKPVDLDELIAKIKKILRITP; encoded by the coding sequence ATGCTCGATAAAACTATACTCGTTGTTGACGATGAAAAAAATATTCGTATGTTATTTGAAGATGAATTAACTGAAACCGGTTTCCATGTTATCACTGCTGAAAACGGAAAAGAAGGACTGCGGCTTGCCCAGCAAGCGAAACCGGATTTAATCCTGCTCGATATCAAGATGCCGGATATGCATGGGGTCGAGGTGCTCCAGAAACTGCGAGAAACTGATAAAACCACACCGGTGATTATGGTCACGGCGCATGGCGCACGCAGTCCGTTATCGCGGTCTATGACCGAATGGGCGATTCGGAGTAAAGAACTGAATATAGCTGACTATATCACGAAACCGGTCGATTTAGATGAATTGATAGCAAAAATCAAAAAAATTCTGCGCATTACGCCATAA
- a CDS encoding FAD binding domain-containing protein: protein MYENIREYYFPKSIPDVIRKLHQYPSGSALISTGTIHLTWRKLPKVHTIIDISRLGLDYIKTEPNRFRIGATTTLQELIDSKPLANFADGIIARTAACWSSRLQRNLTPLGGIFENFLPTADIIPGLLALDAQLVVQGKKKRCIPLSEFYLAPWRTALKQEFMVELIIPKPKHSVSAGFDRVAIIESDIAIMNVAVAMQIHKGIADNVRIAVGGGLPFPKRIPELERELAGKKINQSLVNQVSNKMAKYIEPISDYRASAAYRKEIAGILLQRILLHIM, encoded by the coding sequence ATGTACGAAAATATCCGAGAATACTACTTCCCGAAATCGATACCAGATGTAATCCGGAAACTCCATCAGTATCCTTCAGGTAGCGCGCTCATTTCAACAGGCACAATTCATCTAACCTGGCGGAAACTCCCAAAAGTGCATACCATCATAGATATCTCCCGACTTGGATTAGATTATATTAAAACTGAACCAAACCGGTTCCGTATCGGCGCGACGACAACACTTCAGGAATTAATCGATTCGAAACCGTTAGCGAACTTTGCTGACGGTATCATTGCACGAACTGCAGCATGTTGGTCATCGCGACTCCAGCGGAATTTAACTCCGCTTGGTGGTATCTTTGAAAACTTTTTGCCTACTGCGGATATTATTCCGGGATTACTCGCGTTGGATGCGCAACTCGTTGTTCAGGGGAAGAAAAAACGATGTATCCCATTATCAGAATTCTATCTTGCGCCATGGCGCACCGCATTAAAACAAGAGTTTATGGTAGAACTGATTATTCCGAAACCGAAACATTCGGTTTCTGCTGGATTTGACCGAGTAGCGATAATCGAATCCGATATTGCCATTATGAACGTTGCCGTAGCAATGCAGATACATAAGGGAATAGCTGATAATGTTCGGATAGCGGTTGGTGGCGGGCTTCCGTTCCCGAAACGTATTCCGGAATTAGAACGAGAACTTGCTGGGAAAAAGATAAATCAGTCGCTAGTTAACCAAGTAAGTAACAAAATGGCAAAGTATATCGAACCAATTTCAGATTATCGGGCGTCTGCAGCGTATCGGAAAGAAATAGCTGGTATTCTACTGCAGCGTATATTATTGCATATTATGTAA
- a CDS encoding (2Fe-2S)-binding protein has product MNIQVTINKHKKTISIAPNDILLDVLRREGYHGVKRGCGQGDCGACAVLLDGVAVNSCLIFAAHCDGMEITTIEGIGSETELHPLQKSFLDHGASQCGFCTPGMLIAATALFKKNPKPTEAEIRDALSGNLCRCTGYIKPIAAIKSLQRR; this is encoded by the coding sequence ATGAATATCCAGGTTACGATAAATAAACACAAGAAGACTATTTCGATTGCGCCGAACGATATCCTACTTGATGTCCTTAGACGAGAAGGGTATCACGGAGTGAAACGAGGTTGCGGGCAAGGGGATTGCGGTGCTTGTGCCGTGCTGCTGGACGGAGTTGCGGTCAACTCCTGTTTAATTTTTGCGGCGCATTGCGATGGTATGGAAATAACCACGATTGAAGGAATCGGTTCAGAAACCGAGCTCCATCCATTACAGAAATCGTTTCTTGACCATGGAGCGAGCCAATGCGGATTCTGTACACCTGGGATGTTGATAGCTGCAACTGCGTTATTCAAGAAAAATCCGAAACCAACTGAAGCTGAAATCCGCGATGCGTTATCTGGTAATTTATGCCGATGTACTGGATATATTAAACCAATTGCTGCAATTAAATCTTTACAAAGACGCTGA
- a CDS encoding molybdopterin-dependent oxidoreductase, translating into MVNKIIGKNYWKVDGVALVTGEAQYVDDISLRDMLYIKILTSPYAHARITSIDTRAAERLAGVHAVLCYKNVPRIIHTTAGQGYPEPSPYDAVMFDSKVRFVGDRVAAVAADTLAIAKQAVKLIKVTYKILPAIFDPRDALKPNAPIIHDEPDLSGVYDPKRNIAAHTAVEIGSVAQGYQEADAVCETEVAIPYYQHAMLEPHICITYLDEQHRLVIRTSTQVPFHCRRIIAQVLEIPISRIRVIKPRIGGGFGGKQEILLEDICALVTLRTGRPARLEYTRAEEFILSL; encoded by the coding sequence ATGGTTAATAAAATTATTGGTAAAAACTACTGGAAGGTTGATGGGGTTGCGTTGGTTACCGGCGAAGCGCAATATGTTGATGATATATCGTTACGGGATATGCTCTATATCAAAATCTTGACCAGCCCGTATGCGCATGCACGAATCACCTCAATTGACACCCGCGCCGCTGAGAGACTTGCCGGCGTGCATGCGGTACTCTGCTACAAAAATGTACCGCGCATTATCCATACGACTGCTGGGCAGGGTTATCCCGAACCGTCACCGTATGATGCGGTAATGTTCGATTCGAAAGTTCGGTTCGTTGGCGATCGGGTAGCTGCAGTTGCTGCAGATACACTAGCGATAGCGAAACAAGCGGTTAAATTGATTAAAGTTACCTATAAAATTCTGCCAGCAATATTCGATCCGCGCGATGCGCTCAAACCTAATGCACCGATTATCCACGATGAACCGGATTTAAGCGGAGTATATGACCCGAAACGGAATATCGCTGCACATACCGCCGTCGAAATCGGTAGTGTCGCGCAAGGATATCAAGAAGCGGATGCGGTTTGCGAAACGGAAGTCGCGATTCCGTATTATCAGCATGCGATGCTTGAACCGCATATCTGTATAACCTATTTAGATGAACAGCATCGGCTCGTCATCCGAACCAGTACTCAGGTTCCGTTCCATTGTCGGCGGATAATCGCGCAGGTGCTCGAAATCCCGATTAGCCGAATCCGGGTAATTAAACCCCGTATTGGCGGCGGTTTCGGCGGAAAACAGGAAATACTGCTTGAAGATATCTGCGCATTAGTTACGTTGCGAACCGGTCGTCCTGCACGATTAGAATATACTCGCGCGGAAGAGTTTATCCTGTCTCTT
- a CDS encoding molybdopterin-dependent oxidoreductase translates to VYKRQAVSCGRYNTMIIKNDGTLTAMEMNVLSNTGAYGTHSLTVMSNTGSKNLPLYRCPNLKFYGNAVYTNLPVAGACRGYGAPQGAFAREVLIDELCDTINLDPLEFRKKNHIKLGETSPIFVALGEGREGFEQYIKSCGLDECIDRGAEAIGWYTKQRRYRKNLQIAHRTSHICYGVGMACLMQGSGIPGVDMGGARIKMNEDGSFNLLIGATDLGTGSDTILAQIAAETLAVELDKIIVYSSDTDFTPFDKGAYASSTTYISGGAVLKAAQIVKQKILQVAAEMVNEPIDNLTCKDAMVISSSGKSVSYRDIMNRSLYSANQFQIEGEASHMSYESPPPFAAHFAEVAVDTETGVIKVLNYVAAVDCGTIIHPNLAEGQTEGAVLNGIGYALSEEMVFDSHGKMVNPSFHGYRIFSTRDVPPIKTILVETYEPTAPYGAKSVAEISINGPLPAIANAVYDACGIKLRNPPFTPEKVLTALKTRPV, encoded by the coding sequence ATGTGTATAAGAGACAGGCTGTATCATGTGGACGTTATAACACGATGATAATCAAGAACGATGGAACATTAACCGCAATGGAAATGAATGTTTTGAGTAATACCGGCGCGTATGGCACGCATTCGCTGACGGTAATGAGTAATACCGGCAGTAAGAATCTCCCGTTATATCGCTGTCCGAACCTCAAGTTTTATGGAAATGCGGTATATACTAACCTTCCGGTCGCTGGCGCTTGTCGCGGATACGGCGCACCACAAGGAGCGTTCGCGCGGGAAGTGTTGATTGACGAACTCTGTGATACGATAAACCTTGACCCGCTCGAATTCCGAAAAAAGAACCATATTAAACTCGGAGAAACCAGTCCGATATTCGTTGCGCTCGGTGAAGGGCGGGAAGGATTCGAGCAGTATATCAAAAGTTGCGGTCTAGATGAATGTATTGATCGCGGTGCTGAAGCTATCGGCTGGTATACTAAACAAAGAAGATATAGAAAAAATCTTCAAATTGCACATCGCACATCGCATATCTGCTATGGTGTCGGTATGGCTTGTCTGATGCAAGGGTCAGGGATACCCGGAGTCGATATGGGCGGAGCGAGGATTAAAATGAACGAAGATGGTTCGTTCAACCTGCTCATCGGCGCAACAGATTTAGGAACCGGCAGCGATACCATCCTCGCTCAGATTGCTGCGGAAACGCTTGCGGTTGAACTTGATAAAATCATCGTGTATTCTTCCGATACCGATTTCACGCCGTTTGATAAAGGCGCGTATGCCTCGAGTACAACGTATATTTCCGGCGGTGCAGTGCTTAAAGCCGCACAGATAGTTAAACAGAAAATTCTGCAGGTAGCCGCAGAAATGGTAAATGAACCGATAGATAATCTGACCTGCAAAGATGCTATGGTCATCAGCAGTTCCGGTAAATCTGTATCCTATCGCGATATCATGAATCGGTCACTTTATTCTGCGAATCAGTTCCAGATTGAAGGGGAAGCGTCGCATATGTCGTATGAATCTCCGCCACCGTTCGCGGCGCATTTCGCTGAAGTTGCGGTAGATACTGAAACCGGAGTGATTAAAGTTCTGAATTATGTCGCTGCAGTAGATTGCGGAACAATCATTCATCCGAACCTAGCGGAAGGGCAAACGGAAGGTGCGGTGCTTAACGGTATCGGGTATGCCTTATCCGAAGAGATGGTGTTCGATAGTCACGGGAAGATGGTTAACCCAAGTTTCCATGGATATCGGATTTTCTCAACGCGTGATGTTCCACCGATTAAAACAATCCTGGTTGAAACCTACGAACCGACTGCACCGTATGGCGCAAAAAGTGTTGCGGAAATCAGTATCAACGGACCACTCCCAGCGATTGCGAACGCAGTCTATGACGCTTGCGGTATCAAACTTCGCAACCCACCGTTTACGCCAGAAAAAGTCTTAACCGCACTTAAAACCAGACCCGTTTAA
- a CDS encoding carbohydrate ABC transporter permease: MVNTFHKKIIELMIAIGAFLMLFPVLLIFITAFKPDIEIVHFKSIFPQNWTLANFREILGNPEEIPLVRWLVNSGFISSAITVLVLLVDSLAAFALARLNLPYNRLIFFMIIGTLMVPGQICLVPVYLILNKFGWLDTPLAVIIPAGAGAFGVFLLHQFFLQIPKDLEDAAVIDGCSTVRIYRHIILPLSKPALATLGIFTFIGSWNDFLAPLVFLDSVDQYTLPVGIALFQTSYYAEYGLTLSACVLGTIPTLIAFLLFQKYIIQGISLSGIKD, translated from the coding sequence ATGGTAAATACTTTTCACAAAAAAATTATCGAACTCATGATCGCCATCGGTGCTTTTCTTATGCTGTTTCCGGTGCTCTTGATATTCATCACCGCATTTAAGCCGGATATCGAAATCGTCCATTTTAAAAGCATCTTCCCGCAGAACTGGACTCTTGCAAACTTCCGAGAGATTCTCGGGAATCCGGAAGAAATCCCGCTAGTCCGCTGGTTGGTTAATAGCGGTTTCATCTCATCTGCAATAACCGTATTAGTTCTACTCGTTGATTCACTCGCTGCGTTTGCGTTAGCACGATTGAATCTACCATATAATCGGTTAATCTTTTTCATGATTATCGGGACACTGATGGTACCCGGTCAGATATGTTTAGTTCCGGTTTATTTGATTCTGAACAAATTCGGTTGGCTGGATACCCCATTAGCGGTAATCATTCCGGCTGGTGCCGGCGCGTTCGGCGTTTTCCTATTACATCAATTCTTCTTGCAGATTCCGAAAGATTTAGAAGACGCCGCAGTTATTGACGGCTGTTCGACCGTGCGGATATATCGGCATATTATCCTGCCGCTATCGAAACCAGCATTAGCAACTTTGGGTATATTTACTTTCATCGGGTCTTGGAACGATTTTTTAGCGCCATTAGTTTTTCTCGATTCAGTTGATCAATATACCCTTCCGGTCGGTATCGCGTTATTCCAAACTTCATATTATGCAGAATATGGATTGACATTATCCGCTTGTGTTCTCGGGACAATCCCAACCTTAATAGCGTTCCTCCTATTCCAGAAATATATTATTCAAGGTATCTCTTTATCGGGAATTAAGGACTGA